A single genomic interval of Spinacia oleracea cultivar Varoflay chromosome 6, BTI_SOV_V1, whole genome shotgun sequence harbors:
- the LOC110793281 gene encoding putative nuclear RNA export factor SDE5 — translation MEVPLVTKEIDNEDKLLKSLLDTFGSAFSLEEIASAFCKAGRDATLAGDILRGMQTSLSADANHVYKGLRNCETSSKVLNYNDSDKSRYTNRNNSLASKLNRNPASVGTNSNIVGKDYVWRIAGSNKIPDEKTPVKVKAASVATVSNVREKNCVWRIAGSNGTQTGTKPLKVEAKSFAIPVNISNEPLLSRDIHSSSSERSSSSSDVSLNDDIENFLFEMLGRGSQLERSAIREVLGHCGYDMKKSMETLLDLMAVTLDRRNTMSEGSNLHSNSQSLSSENQVQNQKSAGSNGRTTRTNSIPSRQTSERYERADLYVSSPVLEVLESATRSRATRAVVPEPLKDVSEDSVMTTSPNLDNMKDDAEEGSYHILRKAVKEHRETMKEYYKAAAEAFARGDCGRATVLREKGQFFYNKAREADEESATKIFETSDSSGDGEIPQEMSLDLQDHDPKEAIRLVKLQLRTLSGIPFVRDLKIFVGNVDQDVEKRKRLILKLLQKEAIKWIEDETCGTILIRLDEINPESLSFGRK, via the exons ATGGAGGTTCCGCTGGTTACAAAAGAGATTGATAATGAAGATAAGTTATTGAAAAGTCTGCTTGATACTTTTGGCTCTGCATTTTCTCTTGAGGAGATTGCTTCTGCTTTTTGCAAGGCAGGCCGAGATGCTACCCTGGCTGGTGATATTCTGCGTGGGATGCAGACAAGCCTATCTGCCGATGCAAACCATGTATATAAAGGATTGAGAAATTGTGAAACTTCTTCAAAAGTTCTTAATTATAATGACTCAGACAAGTCACGTTATACAAATAGGAACAACTCTTTAGCGTCAAAGTTGAATAGAAATCCTGCTTCAGTGGGTACCAATTCAAATATTGTTGGGAAAGATTATGTTTGGCGCATTGCTGGATCAAATAAAATTCCTGACGAGAAAACGCCTGTTAAAGTAAAGGCGGCTTCGGTGGCTACAGTTTCAAATGTTCGTGAGAAAAATTGTGTTTGGCGCATTGCCGGATCAAATGGAACTCAAACTGGGACAAAGCCTTTGAAAGTAGAGGCAAAGAGTTTTGCAATACCTGTTAATATTTCTAATGAACCCTTACTTTCAAGGGATATCCATTCGAGTTCTTCTGAAAGATCCTCATCATCAAGTGATGTCAGTTTGAATGATGACATTGAGAATTTTTTGTTTGAAATGCTTGGACGCGGATCTCAACTGGAAAGAAGTGCTATTCGAGAAGTTTTAG GTCATTGTGGATATGACATGAAGAAG AGCATGGAGACATTGTTAGATCTTATGGCTGTAACTCTCGACAGAAGAAATACGATGTCTGAG GGAAGTAATCTGCATTCCAATTCACAAAGTCTTTCATCTGAGAACCAAGTGCAAAATCAAAAGTCTGCTGGAAG CAATGGGAGAACCACGAGAACCAATTCAATCCCATCAAGGCAAACCAGTGAGAGATATGAACGAGCAGACTTGTATGTCAGTTCTCCTGTACTGGAAGTACTGGAATCAGCTACAAGATCTAGGGCAACCAGGGCAGTGGTTCCTGAGCCTCTGAAGGACGTTTCTGAGGACAGTGTTATGACCACAAGTCCTAACCTTGACAACATGAAAG ATGATGCTGAAGAAGGTAGCTACCATATCCTTCGCAAAGCTGTAAAAGAACACCGCGAGACAATGAAGGAATATTATAAAGCT GCTGCAGAAGCTTTTGCAAGGGGTGATTGTGGTCGAGCAACCGTACTTCGGGAAAAG GGACAGTTCTTTTACAATAAGGCACGTGAAGCTGACGAAGAATCCGCCACAAAAATATTTGAGACCAG TGATAGTAGTGGGGATGGCGAGATACCACAGGAAATGTCTCTTGACTTGCAAGATCACGATCCTAAAGAGGCAATACGTCTTGTAAAACTTCAGCTTCGTACACTCTCTGGCATACCAT TTGTCCGTGATCTGAAAATATTTGTTGGGAATGTTGATCAAGATGTTGAAAAGCGCAAGCGACTG ATATTAAAGCTATTGCAGAAGGAAGCCATTAAATGGATTGAAGATGAGACTTGCGGTACCATACTAATACGCTTAGACGAAATCAATCCCGAAAGCCTTAGCTTTGGTAGAAAATAA